One region of Pyramidobacter sp. YE332 genomic DNA includes:
- the ahpC gene encoding alkyl hydroperoxide reductase subunit C → MSLINKEVSDFKVSAYQNNEFKTVTKADILGTWSVFFFYPADFTFVCPTELEDLENNYAKFKAAGCEIYSVSCDTHFVHKAWHDHSEKISKLTYPMLADPTHALAKDFDVLIEEAGIAERGTFIVNPEGKIVAYEVNSGNVGRNADELLRKLQACQFVAEHGDQVCPAKWKPGAETLKPSLDLVGAL, encoded by the coding sequence ATGTCTCTTATCAACAAGGAAGTTTCCGATTTCAAGGTTTCCGCTTATCAGAACAACGAGTTCAAGACCGTGACCAAGGCCGACATCCTCGGCACGTGGAGCGTGTTCTTCTTCTATCCCGCGGATTTCACCTTCGTCTGCCCGACCGAACTCGAAGATCTGGAAAACAATTACGCGAAGTTCAAGGCCGCCGGCTGCGAGATCTACTCCGTGTCCTGCGACACCCATTTCGTGCACAAGGCGTGGCACGATCACTCCGAGAAGATTTCCAAGCTGACCTATCCGATGCTAGCCGATCCGACCCACGCGCTGGCGAAGGACTTCGACGTCCTCATCGAGGAGGCTGGCATCGCCGAGCGCGGCACGTTCATCGTCAATCCCGAGGGCAAGATCGTCGCCTACGAAGTCAATTCCGGCAACGTCGGCCGCAACGCCGACGAGCTGCTGCGCAAGCTGCAGGCCTGCCAGTTCGTCGCCGAGCACGGCGACCAGGTTTGCCCCGCCAAGTGGAAGCCGGGCGCGGAGACTCTGAAGCCGAGCCTCGACCTCGTCGGAGCGCTGTAA
- a CDS encoding sugar diacid recognition domain-containing protein — translation MYEQNSEGNILLRKCAQEIAAAVASAINFDVIITDAEGVIVGSSNTDRLEQFHEASLSVVASGQNARTGERQAQQLRGTLPGVTAPVRSMNGQIAGTVAIAGEPERVVPFAAIVKQQVELLLRERELYAYSVNRESTLQNLVQDIGSFVPGVSNEALLLSRASEYGYDRTWHYIPIAVDLYQFGRFALQVREQMRRQSENAETRILNVKKAVLASIRKLFAEPRDLSAMLGNNRFVILFAAGGEKTEHGNSMVDEAAARARKILQAIEAFDLKAAIGIGSPALGISALAVSYQEAWKALFLGKKFRQQPGVYNIADYRLEDVITTIDSPVRTRFVQAVTGAFRRYPDWEQMRETIREWCESGFSLVEAARRMHVHRNTLIYRLDKLDKESGLNLKDFRTCLNLYLALVMDQYVGPAVKEKDL, via the coding sequence ATGTATGAACAGAACTCTGAGGGAAACATCCTGCTGCGCAAATGCGCCCAGGAAATCGCCGCCGCCGTCGCCTCGGCCATCAATTTCGACGTGATCATCACCGATGCGGAAGGCGTTATCGTCGGTTCCAGCAACACGGACCGCCTCGAACAGTTTCACGAGGCATCGCTATCCGTCGTCGCCAGCGGACAGAACGCTCGTACCGGCGAAAGGCAGGCGCAGCAGCTCAGAGGCACGCTGCCCGGCGTCACCGCGCCGGTCCGGAGCATGAACGGGCAGATCGCCGGCACGGTGGCGATCGCCGGCGAGCCCGAAAGAGTCGTTCCCTTCGCCGCGATCGTGAAGCAGCAGGTCGAACTGCTGCTGCGCGAGCGCGAATTGTACGCCTACTCGGTCAATCGCGAGAGCACGCTGCAGAATCTCGTCCAGGACATCGGCTCCTTCGTCCCCGGCGTCAGCAACGAGGCGCTGCTGCTGTCGCGCGCGTCCGAATACGGTTACGACCGCACCTGGCATTACATTCCCATCGCCGTCGACCTGTACCAGTTCGGCCGCTTCGCCCTGCAGGTGCGCGAGCAGATGCGCCGCCAGAGCGAGAACGCCGAAACGCGCATCCTCAACGTGAAGAAAGCCGTGCTCGCGTCGATCCGCAAGCTCTTCGCCGAGCCGCGCGACCTTTCGGCCATGCTCGGCAACAACCGTTTCGTGATCCTTTTCGCGGCCGGCGGCGAGAAGACGGAGCACGGGAATTCCATGGTCGACGAAGCCGCGGCGCGCGCGCGCAAGATCCTGCAGGCCATCGAAGCCTTCGATCTCAAGGCCGCCATCGGCATCGGTTCGCCGGCGCTGGGCATTTCCGCGCTGGCGGTCAGCTATCAGGAAGCGTGGAAAGCCCTGTTCCTCGGCAAGAAATTCCGTCAGCAGCCGGGCGTCTACAACATCGCCGATTACCGCCTCGAAGACGTGATCACCACGATCGATTCGCCCGTGCGCACCCGCTTCGTCCAGGCCGTGACGGGCGCTTTCCGCCGCTATCCCGACTGGGAACAGATGCGCGAGACCATTCGCGAATGGTGCGAAAGCGGCTTTTCGCTGGTCGAAGCGGCGCGGCGCATGCACGTGCACCGCAACACGCTGATCTACCGCCTCGACAAGCTCGACAAGGAGTCGGGCTTGAACCTGAAAGATTTCCGCACCTGCCTCAATCTCTATCTGGCGCTCGTGATGGATCAGTACGTCGGCCCCGCGGTCAAGGAGAAAGATCTGTGA